The window TTTTTAATATGAATATCACATTAATTTTTGATAAGTATTGAATTTTACCTCTATTATCATCTCAGCCTCTTCAACACCTTTAAATTTGACACATACAATTCCATGGGGGTGTTTCTTAAGTATCACACAAGTAAAAAGATATTCAATTTGAATTGGTATGTacatgtatgtatgcatgtatataatatataatatatattacaaatatataaaacagtTAACGgattatatgatatatttttaaacaattttttatagtaCTGGTATTGGGTAAACTTTGTGTACAGGAACATATTTCTTGACTTCCTGcgaaatattttatgtataaaaataaaattatataaattttatttattaaaatgggATAATATATGCACATTTTGTGGCTATTCTTAATAATTACTATTtcaattaaattttttataaaatcataGAATGGATCTCCTTCATCATATTTCTGTTTtcgaacaaaataaaaaataaaagttgtataaaatttgtataaaattgTACATATTTGTTCATATGCTTTACCCATATATGCATGGTTGTGTgtgtataatttattattttattttaagagTTATTTTTTACGAGGATACGTAAATATACATTCTATACAATTTTGTGACATTTATGAATCAATTACTCTTTAAATAAAGAGCTTAAAACGAAAATGTCTTTTGAGATTTATCATTACCAATGCGTCTTCATAGGAAAATGCGTTtctaaaaataacaatttttttttttgatccAGTATAAACTTCTCCCCAGTTTTGTAATCTGTACTGTTCATGTTTTGCTgcttgtatttttttttttttaattaatatttcttcttttgatattttatgatgttctacttttttattaaattggGCTTTTTCCACATTTATCACGCAATTTTGTCTAAAATgaaatttatcaaaatatttaattgcGATATCAACACTTTGCGTATATACATAAGTAACTAATGCATCACcttttacattattattttcatcataatatatttttatttttggttTTGTGGTTTCAGAGtcgatttttataattccagcttttttaaaaacgttatttatttcttcttgTGTTACATCTTTAGGAAGACCAGAAATATATACAgaactattttttatttttctttcacATATTCCttcttcaatttttttttttttcctttctaaatattttttttttttatttcttttttttattttttccaattcTGCCTGATTTGCTTCGTTTTCGTTAGTTAAATTGGTAGCTGTATTATTATcaacattattataatttaaattattattataagtatcattattatcatattcTACATTATTCCCATTAAGGTTATTTGTACTATATTGTATTTCTTTTTGGTGAAAATCATTTTCGTTAGATTTATTAACATGATTTTGTGTTTGACCTGAATTagtattgttattatttaattgtttGTTTAAAAGATGATTATTTGAAGCgtctttttcattattataactAGAAGTTGTGTTATCAATATTTGTTGTATTTGATTGTGTTCCTTGAAAGTGTTTTACTAAAGTTTCAtcattatatacatatttccAATTATTTTCACCctttttaaatattgttgTCATCATATTAATTCTCTTTGTATtccataaatttattatttgatcTAAATTATAAGGGCCATAAGAATTATTACAAACATAAATTACCCATTCATcttgttcttttttttgttctatATTTAATTCGTTAAAAGGCGGTAAATTAGTAgctttgtttttttctttttcattttctttacttTGGTTTTCCTCTTTTGTGGAGTTACAATTGATAGACTCTGCTTCACTTCTTTCtttatccatattttttgatttatatttttaacaaatacatttttaatttaaaatttgatATTTCCGacatttatgttatatatacatatgcaatCTCTTGATAGTTTGGGTAATTGTTATTTCGCCTTTATATcgctatttttattttaaaaaaaaatatcctaTGTGAAACGACTTAAATTAGTTTTGTATTttaaatagaaaataatacatttcatttttttttaaatatgaaaaatatttcgATATAAAATAGTTTAATTAATTTAGTACAGTTTAGCTCAAtatgttataatttattatagcAAGTTTAGTTTGGTTAAATTTAGTTTAAATTTCCTAATCAGCATAATTtatctttatataattaatataattttattttttttttaaataattggaataaaaaaaagtgagAATTCAAACCAGAGAAAAGAGAGTTTTTTTAAGTTATGCTTTGGGATTTTTagaagatatatataaatatataatttaaaaaaaagtaatattaattataactTTATGAATAAAGATTGAAGAACATCAAACCATCATATAGAAGAACTGaaataaacataattatataaaaagtaatagaaaaaaaataaaaaatatatgtacatgtatatattcaTGTGAATACAGAAACAATTGGGGTTTAACAGTAAATGTGTGCTGGTATTAAAGTCGTATAAATTTGTTGAAGTGTTCTATATGtgatacatacatatataagcGAATATCGAGGTGTGATTCACGCGGCGTTTAATATTTGCTTAAAGATCGATAGTTTAAAATAgttgaaaattatatatttaaaaagggTGGAAAGGGAAATACCTTAAccattaataaaataaaacacacacatatatattacatatatatatagtatataagcacatattaaaaaaaataaagaggcatatatatatattactgaGATATCCATAtctttatatgtatatgtattgtAAAGAGacaagaaaatataaaacctGTTAAACTATCTAATTGATTGACATTTTAAACATACCATTATCATATTAtgttatatacatatatattaatagctatcattttttaaatattttttgaactttaacattttttttattatagtGGTATATGCAATATCATGGAATGATTTTATCCAAGCAACAAGGAAAATTGTTTCGGATTCACCAGAtaaagtattatatttacatatatatatgtgtgaaaaaaatatacttgCAAAATTAAATCTGTgaatatatacttatttatacttttgtttttttcacattttagACAAGATATGTTATAAAATTACATAAACCAACTGatgaaattatattaaagGTCAcggataataataatgtaagAATATTTTTACgccacaaaaaaaattattgctatataattttatcaatcgatattatacataataatttctGCATAATTATGTGTGTATATTGATTTTCTTCCTTTTTAAGTtctcatatatatgtattttttttttgtgatatTCCCACATTTATATAGACGATAATGTATAGATTAAGTAAAAATGGTAACATGAAAAAACTTGAAGAATTTAATTCCCTTTTCTTAACATGGGGAACAAGTGAAAATCCAAATGAGCCATTCCCCTTGAAAATGAATAGTATGAGacaataaaacatatattgaTGGTTTACACAtgatatgataaatatatgaaaatagatataaaaatgtgaaaaaaataatagtaataatattttcattttttatttatttatttttgaaaatgcAGATAAGGGATCTATtgaacaaaaaatgaaaaaggtTAAGTAGAAAAAGAGAAAGCAAAGATGTATTTCGTCCCCCTACTActgaatttataaattttattgcATAGTCAGAAATGAAagttattttatgaatatttttttcattttttcattttttcattttttatataaattgagTTTCtaactttatttatttgtttctccctttttttcatttatcaatacttttttttgtgtgtaatggaaaatatgaatattatttaatgaaaaatattattttttgcaaatgcaaaatatattatatacaattttttttttatttccacatgtgttatttatattattttttttacattttaaattaaaGCTTATATCATACACTTTTTACTTAAAATTGGCATACTGAAAAATAGccttatatgtatattaagcGCAATAAAATTAggatatttattaaataaaaaatgaaatgctttattatttaatactatttaagaaaaagaaatactACAAACataaatagaaaaattattaacaaatagGCTGAAAATAAGGCAAACAAGAATGTGAACAAATCGATAGCATTTAAATACATAtgagtaaaaaataaaaaacatatgtTTATAATGTAACTAATTAAAtgctaaaatatttttacaaaaacgGTAATATTtgacttattatttttattcatattttcattaagtttcatattatttttgttaaatatatgttaaagaATAATCAATATATTGTTTCACTCGTTTTACATTTCACACATGCTAATCATGTGTAAATATTTGataatacatttatttttataataaacatatatagagaaaatttgtatttttaaaataattacagTCTATCTTTTCAAAAATACTGATTTTTTATGTCAACTTTtgttaaatatgtatttttttttcacacattagttaatatatatattcatagcATATGTTAACTTTTATGGTTATATTATGACTCTATAAATTATTACGTATTTTTTTTGgtattttaaaattgtaacaaaaaataaaagtttaaaaggataaataataatattaaaaaaatggatgGTAAAGAAGCATGACCAAAATACACTTCCCccaaaaaaagaagaaaaaaataaatatataaatagaacacgttaaaatatatatattagtcaTATGATATTTTgctttatattattaaaggaaaataaaagtgaattttttttaaatgcgTTAGGAAATAGACCAgcagacaaaaaaaaaataataataataagtaAAATAGTTTGACAACGATTAAATAAAAAGCGTCCACACATGTGTGCTAAGCATACAGAATAATTCGAAGAGTTCATGGTTAGATAAAGAATTAAAATGTCTGACGACAAAAATGATAATGgggcatatattaataatccCGAATTTccttataaaaatttgaacattgataaaatagaaaaaattcGAAGAACAGGGAGTTTAAATACTCAAATATCcagtgaaaaaaaacaaaataatgatgatacaaataaaaatgggaATGCTCCTAAACAATCCGGTTTACGTAGTTTGGGAAGCGTACTAAGTAAAAAATTAAGTATGTCCAAAAATTTTATTGAAagaaatatagaaaaaatagctattttgagtaaaaaaaatgataagaatgcccaaaaaaataaaacaaataacaaaaataatactacAAATTGCGAAACTCAAAAGGATGGAAAAAAAGACacaaaagatataaaaaacaatattttgaATAGTGGAGTgttaaagaataaaaatgcGAGCAATTCTACTGGGGCTAATAAAGCTGGTACTGCACAAATTAGTGACAATATAATTGCTAACaataatagaaataataataataatcaaaataattcatCTCATCGAAATACCATTCTAAGTGATATGaacaaaaatgaaaatgtttTAAACAAAGGTCAGAATAAAAACACAGAAAATGACATAGTAAAAAGTAACAATTCACATAACAAAACATTTTATAACACTAATTTGATGGAAGC is drawn from Plasmodium yoelii strain 17X genome assembly, chromosome: 2 and contains these coding sequences:
- a CDS encoding RNA-binding protein, putative, which encodes MDKERSEAESINCNSTKEENQSKENEKEKNKATNLPPFNELNIEQKKEQDEWVIYVCNNSYGPYNLDQIINLWNTKRINMMTTIFKKGENNWKYVYNDETLVKHFQGTQSNTTNIDNTTSSYNNEKDASNNHLLNKQLNNNNTNSGQTQNHVNKSNENDFHQKEIQYSTNNLNGNNVEYDNNDTYNNNLNYNNVDNNTATNLTNENEANQAELEKIKKRNKKKKYLERKKKKIEEGICERKIKNSSVYISGLPKDVTQEEINNVFKKAGIIKIDSETTKPKIKIYYDENNNVKGDALVTYVYTQSVDIAIKYFDKFHFRQNCVINVEKAQFNKKVEHHKISKEEILIKKKKIQAAKHEQYRLQNWGEVYTGSKKKIVIFRNAFSYEDALKYDEGDPFYDFIKNLIEIEVKKYVPVHKVYPIPKHPHGIVCVKFKGVEEAEMIIEYFKDVELNDKKLEVYFYDGKQDLKAQCLPPQNKPSHIQNVYENISDPQNTDDKLPPVLLNNNLQSFHDWLDNQSEDEEHEIMVE
- a CDS encoding signal recognition particle subunit SRP9, putative; this encodes MVYAISWNDFIQATRKIVSDSPDKTRYVIKLHKPTDEIILKVTDNNNTIMYRLSKNGNMKKLEEFNSLFLTWGTSENPNEPFPLKMNNKGSIEQKMKKVK